Proteins encoded by one window of Salvia splendens isolate huo1 chromosome 7, SspV2, whole genome shotgun sequence:
- the LOC121810460 gene encoding polygalacturonase-like has translation MISNKETQIVILIIITFFFYTSYATLSYNVKSFGAKSNGKSDCTKAFLTAWSAACAATKPATIYVPGGRYLLRNVVFSGKLCKNKEITIRIDGTLVAPNNYSVIGNSGTWLKFEKVTGVSIYGGTLGGKGAVLWACKNSGQNCPKGATVS, from the coding sequence ATGATTAGCAACAAAGAAACACAAATTGTCATCTTGATTATCATCACCTTCTTTTTCTACACATCTTATGCAACTCTCAGCTACAATGTGAAGAGTTTCGGAGCAAAATCGAACGGAAAATCCGACTGCACAAAGGCTTTCCTTACTGCGTGGAGTGCCGCCTGCGCCGCCACAAAACCGGCAACAATTTACGTTCCGGGGGGACGATATCTTCTGCGAAATGTAGTATTTTCCGGCAAGTTGTGCAAGAACAAGGAAATCACTATTCGGATAGATGGCACTCTTGTAGCTCCGAATAACTATAGCGTGATAGGGAATTCCGGCACGTGGTTGAAGTTCGAGAAGGTCACCGGAGTTTCCATATACGGAGGAACCCTAGGCGGTAAAGGGGCAGTGCTATGGGCTTGCAAGAACTCCGGCCAGAATTGCCCCAAGGGAGCAACGGTTAGTTGA
- the LOC121810458 gene encoding polygalacturonase-like: MPKLAVFSQTFFLVLNIATLLQICIAKSYNVVDFGARADGKTDSSSALLKAWVAACSSGSESTVLVPQGTFLVDSVSLYGPCKNKMQFQLLGNIVAPSYESLSNHQSWISFNNVDGLSFIGGGTIDAKGKLLSFSLQGCNNVLVNGLKSFDSEGVHISINECNNITMQNLILTAPADSPNTDGIHIGNSNFVSVLHSKIGTGDDCISIGPGTRNMWMDHIVCGPGHGISIGSIGGAPREEGVENIEVQNSVFTNTDNGVRIKTWARPSNATVTNVKFTNLVMKNVTNPIIIDQEYCPQSNCPKGVRT, from the exons ATGCCTAAGTTAGCTGTATTTTCTCAGACATTTTTCCTTGTCTTGAATATTGCAACATTGTTGCAAATATGCATTGCTAAGTCATACAACGTTGTTGATTTTGGGGCAAGGGCCGATGGCAAGACCGACTCATCATCGGCCTTGTTGAAGGCGTGGGTGGCTGCCTGCAGCTCAGGCTCTGAATCAACGGTTCTTGTTCCACAAGGAACGTTCCTGGTGGATTCGGTATCGTTGTATGGACCATGCAAGAATAAAATGCAGTTCCAACTATTAGGAAATATTGTTGCTCCAAGTTACGAATCACTGAGCAACCATCAATCATGGATATCATTCAATAATGTTGATGGGTTGTCATTTATTGGTGGTGGCACTATTGATGCCAAGGGGAAGTTATTG TCATTCTCTCTTCAAGGCTGCAACAATGTACTGGTTAACGGCTTGAAATCGTTCGACAGCGAGGGTGTCCACATTTCTATCAATGAATGCAACAACATCACCATGCAAAATTTGATATTAACTGCCCCAGCTGATAGCCCTAACACCGATGGCATTCACATTGGGAATTCGAACTTTGTTAGTGTCCTCCACAGCAAGATTGGCACTGGAGACGACTGCATATCAATCGGCCCAGGCACTAGGAACATGTGGATGGACCATATTGTGTGCGGCCCCGGGCATGGCATCAG CATTGGAAGCATTGGTGGAGCACCACGCGAAGAAGGAGTCGAAAACATTGAAGTGCAAAATTCAGTGTTTACAAACACAGACAATGGTGTTCGGATTAAAACATGGGCGAGACCTAGCAATGCGACCGTTACGAATGTCAAGTTCACTAACTTGGTCATGAAAAATGTTACAAACCCTATAATTATCGATCAAGAGTATTGCCCTCAGAGCAATTGCCCAAAAGGCGTACGTACTTGA